Proteins co-encoded in one Hymenobacter swuensis DY53 genomic window:
- a CDS encoding alpha/beta hydrolase: MSAEAQTQAAPLSIGQTFTIASKVLGETRRINVYLPAGYAESASMRVPVLYMPDGGMAEDFLHVAGLVQVSVGNETMRPFLLVGIENTERRRDMTGPTTNEKDKKIAPRVGGSAAFRRFVRTELMPEIKRRYRTTEETAVVGESLAGLFVVETLLLEPDLFTTYLAFDPSLWWNSRNLVQQAPKFLATYKGASKALFIATSNEPEIVTDAGEFVKALQTAGNPAVRWFYEPMPQETHGTIYHPAALRAFRQLLRPAAAVPGK; this comes from the coding sequence TTGTCAGCTGAAGCTCAAACGCAGGCTGCGCCGCTCAGCATTGGCCAGACGTTTACCATTGCCTCTAAAGTATTGGGCGAAACGCGGCGCATCAACGTGTATCTGCCGGCCGGCTACGCGGAATCGGCGAGCATGCGCGTGCCGGTGCTGTACATGCCGGATGGCGGAATGGCCGAGGATTTCCTGCACGTGGCGGGGTTGGTGCAGGTGTCGGTGGGCAACGAAACCATGCGGCCCTTCCTGTTGGTGGGCATCGAAAACACGGAGCGCCGCCGCGACATGACCGGCCCCACCACCAACGAGAAGGACAAGAAAATAGCGCCGCGCGTAGGTGGCTCGGCCGCGTTTCGCCGGTTTGTCCGCACCGAGCTGATGCCCGAAATCAAGCGCCGCTACCGCACCACCGAGGAAACGGCCGTGGTGGGCGAATCGCTGGCCGGCCTGTTTGTGGTAGAAACCCTGCTGCTGGAGCCCGACCTCTTCACCACCTACCTGGCCTTCGACCCCAGCCTGTGGTGGAACAGCCGCAACCTGGTACAGCAGGCTCCCAAATTCCTGGCCACCTACAAAGGCGCGTCTAAAGCCCTGTTTATTGCCACCAGCAACGAGCCTGAAATTGTAACCGACGCGGGCGAGTTTGTAAAGGCCCTGCAAACGGCCGGCAACCCCGCCGTTCGGTGGTTTTACGAGCCCATGCCTCAGGAAACGCACGGCACTATCTACCACCCGGCGGCGCTCCGGGCATTTCGACAACTGCTTCGGCCTGCCGCTGCGGTGCCGGGCAAATAG